A window of [Clostridium] innocuum genomic DNA:
AATCCGTTTTTTATGCGACCGACTCATGGAAGCAGGCTGCTGTGATGAAGAATTCTATGACAAAGTCATAGAAAGAGAACGGATCGCCCCCACAGCATATGGGAACCTGTTCGCGATACCTCATCCCATTGAGAAATGTGCATTTCGCAATGCTATTGCCGTATGTACACTTAAGCATCCTATTGTATGGCAGAGTAAGAAGGTTCGTATCATTTTTCTATTCTCCTTATGTCCCGGGCATAATCGTGATTTCGAGGATATCTTTGAACAGCTGGTAAGTCTTCTCAATGATGTCAGCAACGTCAAGCTGCTGCTGCGTCAGACCACATTATCCGGCTTTCTGGATACCTTCAGCTCACTTTAGCTATTTGTTGTATAATAGTGAATCGTGTAACCTTCATCCAGATAACAGATGGAACTGCTGTGTAAATGTCTCATCAGCCATGGCACCATAGCCTTGCATCCCGCTATCTCACAGCCTGCGTGATTTACAACAATCATTGGAATATGCTGATCGATTGCATACTGTGCAGCATCATAATTGTTGATGCCGTCGTCACTAACGATGACCGCATCCGGATAAAATTCCAGAAGCTCATAAAGATTCGTTGCGGCGCCACATCCGATGGCAATTCGATGAATCTTTTTTTGTGGATCCCCAAACATATAAACTCCCTGTTCACCATCCTGACGTAAGACTTTAGCGACATGATGTGCCAGTGCCTCCGCAGTCATTTCAGGTATGGATGCCGCCTGATAGTAAGAGGATACAATACGCTCTTCAAATTTGAATCCAAGCCTGAAAGCCCATTGATCTGCAACGCCGTATTCCTTAATACAGTCCCACACATCATGACAGCGGTAAACGCTGATTCCATGCTCCTGCAATATCCTTTTCTTTTCTTCTGCCGCTTTGATTGCAGCTGTATGCATCTGTGTAGAGCATTGATAAAACGGATTTTCA
This region includes:
- a CDS encoding NGG1p interacting factor NIF3 — encoded protein: MKICEVTALLEQEGTWVHRNMKTRDHLLFGDDQQEVGRIGICWVASKGAILAAVKQKVNFIITHENPFYQCSTQMHTAAIKAAEEKKRILQEHGISVYRCHDVWDCIKEYGVADQWAFRLGFKFEERIVSSYYQAASIPEMTAEALAHHVAKVLRQDGEQGVYMFGDPQKKIHRIAIGCGAATNLYELLEFYPDAVIVSDDGINNYDAAQYAIDQHIPMIVVNHAGCEIAGCKAMVPWLMRHLHSSSICYLDEGYTIHYYTTNS